Within the Leptospira licerasiae serovar Varillal str. VAR 010 genome, the region TGGTTCACTCAAATTTCTCCTTCCGGCAAAGATTGGATCTTTAAAAACCACTCTCCCGATTTGAGGGTAGAAGGCCAGCTTGCATGGAACGATCTATCCGCTTCTTTAGAAAACGGACTTCTGTCTTATACGGTTGGTAAGGGTTACGGAGCCGATGCATTTCCTTTAGAAAATAGGATCTATCTGAATGTTTCCGCAAAAAAGAAGATCCATCTTTATTTGGAAGATGAGATCCTTGCCTGGACCAATGGAGAAGTTTCCGATCTAGGAAATGCAGTCTGGTCCGGCAATGGAAAACGTAAGATCATCCAAGACCAAAATTCCAAATTGGAACTGGAATTAGAACCAGAGATAGAAGCAAGTTTCTCCCGTCCCAAAAACTTAGGAACGGAAAAGTTTATCAAAACATTATATACTGTTTCGGGATGGATAAAGACCAAATCCAAAAAGGAAAAGGTCTCTGACGGAATTGCGATTTTAGAAAAGATCCAGAATTAAGAAGCGATCAGAAGATCTAAGACTGTTTTGCCGTCCATCTCGCCGGTGATCGGATTCATTGCTCTTTCCGGGTGTGGCATCATTCCTGCCACTTTAAAATCCGGAGAACAGATCCCGGCAATATCGTCCAAACTCCCGTTCGGATTATCACCTGCGTATAGAAATAGAATACGACCTTCGTCTTTCAATTGTTTGCGGATCTCTGCGGAGGCAAAGTAACATCCGTCTCCATGAGCCACCGGAACTCGTAAAATCTGATCATCCGCTAAACTTCCGCTGATCTTATTTGCGTTAGACGCTTTTTTAAGACCGATGGTCCTGCAGACATATTTTAGATTTCTGTTACGTATTAATGCGCCTGGAAGATAACCTGCTTCCGCTAAAATTTGGAATCCGTTGCAGATCCCGAATAATTTTCCGCCACGATCGGTATGTTCTTTTACCGATTTCATTACGGGAGAAAAAGGAGCCATTGCTCCGGATCTAAGATAATCTCCGTAAGAGAATCCGCCTGGAAGAATGACCAGATCGTATTTTTCGGAGAATTGGTCTTTATGCCAAACCTTGTCCACTTTCGCGGAATAGAATTCGGACAGAACTCTTACGATATCGTTATCACAATTAGAACCTGGAAAAGTGACTACCGCAGCTTTCATTCCGTTACAATCTCCGAACGATATGTTTCAATCACATGATTTACTAATAGTTTTTCGCAGAGGTTCGCCACTGTTTTCTTTGCAGTTTCGAGATCGGGAGAGTCCAATTTTACTTCGATATATTTTCCGACCCTAACGTCTTGGACCGATTTTTCGCCCAGTTCTTGTAGAGTAGACTTTACAGTGTTCCCTTGAGGATCGAGAACTGATTCTTTTAGAGTTACATTGATTCTTGCGATAAACATTTTAATAGTCGATCCTGTATTTCCTTATATGCCGCTTGTAATTCCACAATCAGACTCTCCGGCAAATCCGGAGGAGGGGGAACCTTGTTCCAACCGGACTTTTCCAGATAATTCCGTAAGATCTGTTTGTCCATGCTGGGAGGTGTGGTCCCGATAATGTAAGATTCTTTAGCCCAATAACGGGAAGAATCGGGGGTCAAAATCTCATCGATCAAGATGACCTTATCTTCCCAAATTCCGAATTCGAATTTGGTATCACAGAGCAAAATCCCGGCCCCAGCTACCAGTTCAGCGGCCCTGGTATAGAGGGAAATCGATTTTTCCTTCAAAATAGAGAAGAGTTCGGACCCGATCTCATTTTTCATTCTCTCTTCGGAGATATTCTCATCGTGTCCTGTATCATTCTTGATCGCGGGAGTAAAAGCAGGCTCCGGCAGTTTTTCGGATTCTTGCAAACCGGGAGGAAGTTTTTTAAAAGCAAGTGTGCCTTCTTGTTTGTATTCCTTCCAACCGGAACCGGAAAGATAACCTCGCACCACACATTCAAAATCGATCCGCTTACATTTTTTGACTAAGACAGAACGATCTTTTAAATCAGGATGATCTTTAAATGGAGAAGGGAATTTAGAAACATCGGTCTCTATAATATGATTCGGAATATCCTTAAAGTAGGAGAACCATTCTGCGGAGATCTTATTTAAAACTTTTCCTTTGCCAGGAACGATCTGACGGAACACCACATCGAATGCAGAGATCCTATCCGTAGAAGATAATATCAGGGAATTTCCTAAATCGTATACGTCTCTGACTTTGCCAATATAAGAAGGTTTCGGGAGTTCGCTCATCCTTGGATAACCATGAGAGCGATATCATCGTCGTGGGTCATGTTCCCCGAATGTGCCAATATCTTTTCCAGAGAAAAATTCAGTATATCTTCCTTGGATTCCACGGCATCTTTCAGGATCTTCTTCAGACTTTCTTCGCCCAAAATATTATAGTTCTCATCCGTTATTTCAGTGGCCCCGTCCGTGTAAAGTAATAGAGAAGCGCCTTTTTCCAAGACTACGGATCTAAACTCATCTTCTGTTCCAAGTTCTATCGGAATGATAAGAGGTCCCATACCTGGCAATTCATCGACATTACCATTATGGTAAAGCAACGGAGGAGGATGACCTCCATTCGCGTATTCGAAATTGCCTTTTTTATCCAAGATACCGTAAAAGAATGTGATGGAAAAATCTTCAGGCAGTATCTTTTCCAATTGTTGTCTAAGAGTTTTTACTTTTTCGATAAGAGTATTACTTCTTCCTAAATTGGAGACCTGCATCTTTACCATTGCGGAAAGAAGTGCTGCAGAAGGACCATGACCGGAACAATCCGCAATAAAGACATGAAGTTTGTCCTCTTCGATCCATGCGTCTATAAAATCACCGCCGATCTGCATTAAAGGATGGAAGACCGAATTCACTTTGAAGCCGTTCCATTCCAATTGTTTTTCGGGAACAAGCTCCTGTTGCACCCTTCTTGCCATCACTAGTTCTTTTTCGTACTTTTTCTTTTGTTGTAAAAGTTCGTCCTGGAGATTTTTGATCCGAATAAATGCCCTGATCTTTGCGACCAATTCTTTCGGTTGGAAAGGTTTATGAAGAAAGTCGTCTCCTCCGTGGGCGATCGCCTCGTCGAATCCCAACTCCCTATTATAAGCCGTAATAAAAAGTATCGGAAGAAGATTAAATCTATCTATCTCTCTCAATTCTTTACAAAAAGAAAATCCATCCTGGCCAGGCATACTCACATCTAAAAGAAGTACATCTACCTGGTTGGTCGCGAGAAGTGTGCGCGCCTCTTCCGTATTCATCGCGGTGAAAACTTGGAATCCCAGAGGTTTTAAAGTATGAACTAAAAGTTTAAGATTAATATCCGAATCGTCGACCGCAAGGATAGAATAGTCGGAATAATTCAATTGGCTTTCTTGCTTCTCTCTATCCACGATCCATCCCTATCATTACAAAATTCGTATTTTATAAAATTGAGTGAATTTTTCAATCCAACAATTCTTCTCTCACCGCTTTGATCTTATCCAAACGATAGACTATCCTGTATAAGATCAAAAAAAGTATATGATAGGCTAAGATCCCTATCCAAAAAGAAATCCTCATATCCGGATCCATCCCTTTTTTTCCCAACACGGAAGAAGGGTGATTTCCAGGATTGTCCATCCAGCGAATGGCTCCCCAGGTCAAGATCGCATTCACACTGCAAAACAAACTTAAAAAAGCGGAGAAGATATACTTTTTAGTTTGATCGAGAACTAAAAACCGCAATAGAAAATACGCCACAAGGCTAAGTACTAAAACGAAAAACGAATTTAAACGTGCATCGGTCGTATCCCAAGGAGTTCCCCAAGCCAAGTACGCCCAGATCGGCCCTGAAAATAAAACACCGATCGCAAACAAAAGAGAGATCTTATTTGCGGAAAGTGAAAGTGTATCCCAGATCCTATTTTTAGTTACCAGGTAAGCGATCGCACAAATGGAGGAAATTCCGGGACCATATAAAGCAACCCAAGCCACAGGCACATGGAAATAAAAAATCCTGTGGGAGATCCCCTGTTCTAAGATCACATTCGGGTAATACAAACCCAGAAGCACTGCAAACGGAAAAATCGATAAAAACAAAAGAGAGAGTATCCAGTCCCAGGCGGGATGCAGGAGGCGAATATTCATACGCTTGGAAGTGTGCAGGTATCCGCAATTTGTATCAACAAGAATCCTATTCGTCGGAAGTCATTTCTACCAGAAGTGCGCCCATGGAACCGTAAAAAACAGAGAACGCCAAAATTAGACAAAAAGAACCTACCAAGGCGGAAAAAGGTTGGGAGATAAATTTTCTCTCCGCTTCCATTCCGTATAAAAAAACCGGAATAGAAAGAGGTACTAAAAGTAATGGAAGAAGTATCTCTTTCAGACGAGAAGATAAACTGATATGGGAAAGACAAACTCCTAAAAAGGAAAGGCATAATAGACCAGGAAAGAAGAATACTATCTGTCTTCCGAATTCGTTTATGTCAGCGGGGAATGCGGAGAACATCAACGCAAAAAGCCCCATCAGATAAATAGCTGCAGCACACAACGCGATAAATACTAAAATCGATTTAGAAAAATATAAAACCCAAGGAGAAATGAACAGCCTACTTGCGGTTCCACCGCCGGCCTCCCTCTCTTCCCAAGTAAACTGACCGACTAATACGAATGAGGCGACAAATAGAATAGCCCATTTTAATCCTATAAGAGCGATCAGATCTATTTTGCCGTTCCTCTCTAAAGCATAATGGAATAAAAACACCATTGCGGAAACTAAAACGAGTAAAGAAAGTATCCCGTTACTTGCTTTTCCTAAAAGCCGGAACTCTTTTCGGATCAGAGCTAAAATCGCTTTCATTTGGGATTTTCTCCCAATTCCAAAAGTCTGGACTTTGCATTTAAATTGAAATTAGGATCGTGGGTCACCATGATAATAGAAGAAGTATCCAGAACATTCTCTAAAACCGTTCTTGCCTTGGATTCTCCTTCGCTATCCAAAGCGGTCAAAGGTTCGTCCAAAAGATAAAGATCCACGTTAGGCAAAAGAGCCCGCACCAATGCTGCCTTTTGTTTCATTCCTCGGGAAAAAGAAGAAACTGGATCTTTCCTTCTTTGCCAAAGACGAAAATCCTTTAACCAGGAAATAATCTGGTCCTCAGGACGGCAATCCCCTGCAATCCCTCTGAAATATTCCAGATTTTCCTCAAGACTTAAAGTGGTATATAAACCAAGATCATGGCCTAGATAGGAAAGTTGCGTAGACTTGGAAGAAGGGAATTTGATCTGATCCCTGAATTTATCGTGTTGCAGGATAGACTTAAGTAAAGTAGTCTTTCCTGAGCCGTTCATTCCCCTTACAAATAAAACTTCGTTCCGAAAAACGGAGAAGGAAACGTTCTTTAAAACCGATTTTCGTCCGATACTGTACGATAGGCCGGAACATTCCAATACTGGGATCGATGTTTGTGATGAGACCAATGAGGACAATTTCCCTTTTAAAAGAGTATTTACAAGGCTTAAATTTTGCCAAGTCACTCTGCATATTCTTATTCTTGATCTTTCCTAATATTGCCTTTGCACAATTCAAAATAGGAGATTCGGAATACGCAGGTATACTCTGGGGAGAGAATGATTTTTTAGATCCTGAGTTTTATCAAGATGGAAGCTTGGCACGTTCAGAGCAGGACTTTATAGTAGCGGCAGGCAGACATTGGAAAGGCGCCCCTCCCCCATCTAAAGCAAGTTTCGAATACGAAGGAAAACAGATAGTAAACTGCGGTATCTTTAACAATGAAGCGGTAGGACTATTGCAGTCGGCAGATCCTAAAAAAAGAGAAAAGGCGATCTCCATGCTGGAAGCAGGGATGAGATTCGACCCTTCCTTCTTCGCTTTTAGATATAATTTAGGAAGAGCCTATCATATAGAAAAAAAATACCAAAAAGCGATCTTTCAGTACGAATACGCGATTGCAGAAGTCCCTAAATATTACAGGACTTATATACATTTGGGAGTACTTTATGAACTTCTGAACGAACAGATCCAAGCGGTTATATATTATAAAAAAGCGGTCGAATTGAATCAATTCCAGACAGAGGCATTGGTGCTACTTGCGGAACATTATATCAGAACGGATCTGAAGAATAGGGCCCAGATCTATATTAAAAAAGCGTTATCCATAGACCAGAACAGCCCGGATGCCAAATTAGGACTAGCCCGTTTGGAGATCATGGGGGGCAGAGATTACTATGCCTATAAGATATTCAGAAATACCGACCTGTATGACGACCAAGGAAAGAAGAGACCTTATAATAAAAAATTCCATTTTTATTTTGCGGAGACGGCGAGTAAGATAGGCGATTATGTCACGGCTGCCAAAGAATATGAGGAGTTATTAAAATTCCCCAACGACCCATTCTTTACCGAATTTTCCCTGAAAATAATAGAAAGAAGAAGGGACCTGGCAAAAAGATTCGCAGAGATCAAGGCCGCAGACGAGGAAGCTGAGAAAGAGGGACAATAACCTAAACCCGAAAAAGACTTGGCAAATCAAAATAATTCGTCCAATTTTACAGACGGAGGATCCAATGAAAAACCAAACCAGGCTTTTCGCTTTGGCGACCCTCTTCTTCTTCGTACCACTATTGGCCCAACAAAAACAAAAGGTCAACGAGGCGGACGTATTTCAGGACGAAACCAGCGAGTACACCAAGTCCCTTAAAAAAATCATCGTAGGTCTAGAAGCAACGATCAACGAAAGATTAAAAGACTTGGAGCGCAAACACGATATTCTCGTGGTCCTGATGCCGAAGTATGAGAAACGCCAAACCATTGTCACGGAAGACATTCCTTTCCAAGTTCAGGACGGTTACGAAAGCAATTTGCTCAAGTACATTACCTTCCAGTTCAACAGCGGAAAGGTATCCGATATCACTCTAGCATCCGAAAGTAAAAGGATCTACTACGAGGTGATGTTCGAGAATAAAAAAATAGTCTTCAAACCGACAGATTTAAAATCGAGCGAGGTTACTCATGAGGTTTTTGAAAAAACCGAAATAACCAGACTCAACGAGATGTCTCTCGAAAACCAGATCAAAGCTCTCCGATTGTTAGAAGCAAGTCTTCGTTCTTCCATTTACCGGATAGACATTCTATTAGCTTTGTATAAGGACAAAAAAGACCGCAAAAACTTGTATCATATCGAGTTCTAAAAAACTCTTTCGATCTAGTTTTGTTGAGACCCCGAGGTGCTTACCTTGGGGTTTTTTATTGGCAGAAGGTCCGTTCAAACGAATCAATTTGCTGCAGCGGCAGAAGAAGAATTTAGACTCTCCATCTCCACAACTCTAGAACAAAACTTTTTCGCGGATTTAATATTGTGCGTCACCCAAAGAATGGTAACACCTTCTCTCTTGTTCAAATCAGAAAGAGCCTGCAATACCTGATGATTCAAGATAGGATCTAAAGCGGAAGTAGCTTCATCCAAACATAAAATTTTAGGACGACAAAGTAACGCGCGAAGAAGAGAAAATCTTTGCAGCTCCCCTCCTGAAAAAAAAGAAGGAAGACGATTTCTATCCTTTCCTTCTAATCCCAAGATAGGTATCCACTTTTCCAACAAAGATTCGTACAAGTTTTCTTCTTTGAATAATTGTAATGGTTCTCTTAAACTTTTTTCCAAAGTCCACATTGGATTAAAACCCAAAACAGGATCTTGGAAAACGGGCTGGATCCATCTGGCTGGGATATCTTTTCTGGATTTCCCAAAAATCTGAATGCTTCCTGTTTTTTTCCAAGAAGAAGGGATCGGAAGGTCTAATATTAGTCGTAAGAGTGTGGACTTTCCGGAACCGGAACGGCCCAAAATACCGAGAAATTCTCCTGCTTCTACTTGCAGATTTACCCCGGACAAGTAGGTTCTTTCGGAAGAAGATAGGGAAACTTCTTCCAGAACGACGATCGGTTCTTTTTTCTCGGACACGGATACCGGTTTAGTGCTTGCTTAGAATTCTGACAACCAATCCCTTAAAGAAATGAGTTTGAAAATTACGGAAGTAGGACCAAGAGATGGACTTCAAAACGAAAAGTTGGAGGTCCCCACAGAGGATAAATTACTATATATACAGAAGCTTGTCGAAGCGGGCCTAAAACATATAGAAGCCACTTCTTTCGTAAGAAAAGAAAACATCCCTCAACTCGGAGATGCAAAAGAACTCTCCGCATCTTTAAATTTGAATGGAGATGTTCACTTTAGCGCACTCACTCCGAATTTAAAAGGATACCAAGCCGCAATCTCTTCCGGATTTAAAGAAGTGGCGGTATTCACCGCTGCGTCCGAATCGTTCACAAAAAAGAATATCAATCGGACCATCCAAGAATCCATAGACGGTTTTAAGGAAATTTTTGCAGAAGCAAAGAAGGATGGAATATTAGTAAGAGGTTATGTTTCTACAGTAATCGATTGTCCTTACGAAGGAAAGATCGATCCGAAAAAAGTTTTAGAAGTTTCTAAAATACTTTTGGACCAAGGAGCTTACGAGATCTCTTTGGGAGAAACGATCGGCACTGCGGTTCCTGCAGAAGTGGAAAAATTGTTGGATATTCTTCTGAAAGAAATCCCTGCGGAAAAATTTGCGGGGCATTTTCATGATACCTACGGGATGGCGATCTCCAATGTCCAGAAATCCTATGAGTTAGGAATTCGATCTTTCGATTCTTCTTCCGGTGGTTTGGGCGGATGTCCTTATGCAAAAGGCGCTTCCGGGAACTTAGCCACAGAGGATTTAGTTTACTTCTTCCACAAATCAGGAATACAAACGGGGATAGATCTTTCCAAATTATTGGAAGCTTCCGCATTTATGGAAGGTATCTTACAAAGAAAACTAGCTTCTCGTTCCTATATCGCATTAAAAGCAAAAGCGGCTTCTTAATTAGAAGTCGCTAAGAGCAAAATATGCCCCCTTCTTCCGTCCTCAAAGAGAAAGATCTGAAAAAAAGTTTCGATCTTCTCTATAAAAACTATACCAAACCTGAATTTTTAGATTCCGATCCTTTATTCTTATGTTATCTATACGACTCTCCGGAAGATAGGGAGTTTGTAGGACTTCTATCGGCATTATTTGCCTACGGGAATGTGACTGCGATCCGAGGCTTTCTCTCTAGACTTCTGGAACCGATGGGTAAACACCCCAAACAATATTTACTCAATCATGGCACCAAAATTTGGAAAAATAAACTAGGATCTTATCGTTTCCAAAAAGAAAAGGACATTCTTTTATTCTTGCAAGCGATCCGACTTGCCTATCTGGAAATTGAAAAATCAGGAGAGAAGTTTTTAGAATCCTGGTTTAGTCCGGTCCATCCAAAGGATGCAGGTTTAGAAAAAAGGATCTACGGTTTCCAATCCAGACTTTCCGAAATTTTAGAGGACTTAGATCCAGGTTGGAAGTCCTACGGACTTGGTTTTTTGATCGGACTCGGAAATCCAAAATCTGCACATAAACGTTATTGTATGTTCCTAAGATGGATGGTCCGTAAAGAAGAGCCTGATCTGGGACTATACAAACGGATCCAAACCTCGGAGTTATTATTTCCGTTAGATACTCATATAAATCGTCTTTCCAATATTTTGGGAATTACCGAAAGAAGGACTTCCGATCTCAAAAAATCAAGGGAGGTCACAGACTATTTCCAAAAGTTTTATCCCGAAGATCCGTTGAGAATGGACTTCGCTCTTTGTAGGCTTGGGATCTTGCGCAAATGCAAAAGTGTTTATATCGCCGAACTATGCGAGTCTTGCGATCTAAAAGAAGTTTGTAAGATTTACGGGAAAAAAAAGAAGAAAGTTGGTACCGCCACGGAGAATTGAACTCCGGTTACCAGGATGAAAACCTGGTGTCCTAACCACTAGACGATGGCGGCGTTTTATTTAGCTCAAGCCTTGAGTCGTTTGGGATTCGAACCCAAGACCCTCTCATTAAAAGTGAGATGCTCTACCGACTGAGCTAACGACTCGACGTAAGAACACGATATTTTTCGACCCTCTCTGGTCAAACGAATTTCATATAGTTTTTTACTAGTTTCGAGAAGATTCTAAACGCAAAAAAATCCGAAAAAACTTTGTCCGATCTTAAAATCCGGAAGCGATCGTATCTTTTCTGTCCGGTCCTGTAGAGATCAAATCTATACGAACTCCTATCAGTTTTTCCAAAGCACGGATATAATCCTTACAAGCAGAAGGAAGTTTGTCGAATTCTCCGATCCCAGTGATGTCTGTTTTCCAACCAGGGAATTCTTCGTAGATCACTTTTACTTGGTCCAGTCCTTGAGAAGGGAAACAGTCCAATTTTTTGCCGTTCCTTTCGTAAGCTACCGCCACAGGAATTTTATCGTAGGCGGACAGAACATCTATCTTAGTGAGTGCGATGGATGTAAGTCCGTTAATACGAACTGCATGTCTAAGAACTTCCGTATCGAACCAGCCGCAACGTCTAGGTCTTCCGGTAGTAGCGCCGTATTCGGCACCTAAAGTCCTGAGTTGTTCTCCTTCTTCTCCGTGAAGTTCCGTAGGGAAAGGACCTTCTCCTACTCTTGTGGTATAAGCTTTTGTAATTCCGATCACACTTTTTAAATGATGGAATGCAATCCCGGATCCGATGAATGCTCCACCAGTAGTAGGATTGGAACTGGTTACATAAGGATAAGTACCGAAATCAACATCAAGTCCGGTTCCTTGCGCACCTTCTAAGAGTACTTTTTTGCCTGCTTTTAATTGAGATTCCAAATAATAAGGAGTGTTGATGATCTTCTTTTGGATCTTGGAATAGAAATGTTTTACATTCTCTAAGATTTCTTTTGCGGAAATCTCTTCTACGTCGTAGAGTTTTACAAGCTCTCTGTTTTTCTCGTCCACCAGATGTTGTAGTCTGGTTTCGAAATCGTTTTCGAGAAGATCCCCTACTCTTAGACCGATCCTCATCATTTTATCCGCATAACAGATACCGATCCCTTTTTTGGTGGTTCCGATCTTACGATCAGGAGCGCAGGCACTTTCTCTTGCAGAATCTATCAATCCATGGAATGGGAAAAGAAGATGGCATGCATCGCTGATCAGAAGTTTTTCATAAACAGGAAATCCTTCCGCCTGTAGTTTATCACATTCTTCTATAAAGAATGTCGGATCTAAAACGACTCCGTTACCGATCACACAAACGGTTTGGTCGTAAATGATCCCGGAAGGCACCAAGTGAAACACATATTTTTTGCCATGAACCACAACTGTATGCCCAGCATTGGCTCCGCCTTGGTAACGTACTATAATATCCGTATCTTTGGAAAGGTAATCGATTACTTTTGCTTTCCCTTCGTCACCCCATTGGGTTCCGACCACTAATGTTGCGGGCATTGATTATTCCTTAATTCCTGTTTCTTTTTGTATACGATTTCAATTTTTACACGCTCTTCTTTATACCATCAGACCGGTCGTGCATCTTTCAATTTCCAAGTCTGGTCTAATACCGCTTCCAGCGCATCTACATTGATCGCAAATCCGCAGGCGTCTTTTTGAGTTCCGGAGAATAGTTCATATAAATGATCATAAGCCCCTCCGGTTAGAACCGGTTCTGAACTTCCTGACACATAACCTTGGAAAACGAATCCAGTATAATATTCCAAATCCGGAATAAGAGTATAATCCGAACAAAATTCCAAACCGGGAGTTTTGCCGAGTGACCCAATAATTTCCCCCGTTTCGGAGATGATCTTTTGGAAAGAATCGGAAAGTCCTAAAGAAGCAAACTTTTTACCTAGATCTTCCTTATGTGAAACAAATCCTAAACATAAAGATTCCAATACCGGGAAAATCCGGGAAGCGTTTCTACTTTCCAGAAAACGGCGGATCTCCGGAAGATTTTTCCTATATAATAAAAACGACAATTGCCTTTTTTCGGATCTGGAAAGTTCTAATGACTCCAGAACGGAATGAAAAACTCCCACGTTACCGATAACAACGGTT harbors:
- a CDS encoding ATP phosphoribosyltransferase regulatory subunit, which translates into the protein MTHNPPEFSEKKWIPDGFHFFGPNESSERRELLNSFGSKLKEFKYSEVFLPSFDYSSSFLLTMSAEDSSALYRFRDSDGNEISPSADLTVQAVKGMAGFAHRKENQRIFYQGKIFRDYGRKSGSRKEILQVGAEHIGGSGAPAILGILKEISGLFSGIKLRSPLTVVIGNVGVFHSVLESLELSRSEKRQLSFLLYRKNLPEIRRFLESRNASRIFPVLESLCLGFVSHKEDLGKKFASLGLSDSFQKIISETGEIIGSLGKTPGLEFCSDYTLIPDLEYYTGFVFQGYVSGSSEPVLTGGAYDHLYELFSGTQKDACGFAINVDALEAVLDQTWKLKDARPV
- a CDS encoding adenylosuccinate synthase, whose product is MPATLVVGTQWGDEGKAKVIDYLSKDTDIIVRYQGGANAGHTVVVHGKKYVFHLVPSGIIYDQTVCVIGNGVVLDPTFFIEECDKLQAEGFPVYEKLLISDACHLLFPFHGLIDSARESACAPDRKIGTTKKGIGICYADKMMRIGLRVGDLLENDFETRLQHLVDEKNRELVKLYDVEEISAKEILENVKHFYSKIQKKIINTPYYLESQLKAGKKVLLEGAQGTGLDVDFGTYPYVTSSNPTTGGAFIGSGIAFHHLKSVIGITKAYTTRVGEGPFPTELHGEEGEQLRTLGAEYGATTGRPRRCGWFDTEVLRHAVRINGLTSIALTKIDVLSAYDKIPVAVAYERNGKKLDCFPSQGLDQVKVIYEEFPGWKTDITGIGEFDKLPSACKDYIRALEKLIGVRIDLISTGPDRKDTIASGF